Sequence from the Clostridium saccharobutylicum DSM 13864 genome:
TACCAATACTAAACATTATAATAGACTTAAATGCTTGTCTAAAAACTTCTACTGCATTTTCTTTGTTTCCAGATCCAAAGTTTTTAGAGACCAGTGCACCTCCTCCAACCGCAAACATTGTAGCTAATCCAAGTAAAAATATTGTAGCTGGAATTACAATCGCTATTGCTGCCAGTCCTAAACTTCCTACTCCACGACCCACAAATATTCCATCTATAACAGTATATAATGAAGATATAAACATAGATACTGATGATGGTATAGAGTACTTTAAAAATTTTTTTAACATAGATTTACCTTCCTTAAATAATATATTTATTTAAAGTTATTATAAAGTCTATAGTTACTATAGAGTCAATAATGGCAATTATTATTTTTATGAATTCTTTTGCTATGTTTGTATAAGTATTTCAAAATGATTTATAATCACTTCGAAATACCTCATTCATTTAAATAATCTTCAAAGCATAATAAATCTGCATTATATTTTCTTTTATACTTCAGTTTAACAGAAAATATACATAGTATTATGTAACTTATTATTTTTTCACATTCTTAAATATAGATTATTAATCAGTTTAAGAATAAATTTTATTCATATCGATTTTCTTTATCTATTGCTTCATCTCTAATCTCTCTTCTCATATTCTTAAGAGCTGATTTTCTTCTCTCATTTTTTTCAGTTAATTCACGCTTCATTCGTTTATCATCTGTTTTTTCAATAAGCTCTTCTGCTAATTCACAATTTAAAATAGTTTTATCAATATTATATATAATATTAATTCATTAAACAAAGCAGAGGATATTACACTGAAAATTATAATAATAAGAATATTATAAAAATATATAAAAAGACTAGTTACTTTAATTTTGTAACTAGTCTTTGAAACACTTACATAAATTTTACTATTGCTTTTTAAATGCTTTCTTTGGTTGCTTACATATTGGACAAGTATACTCATCTGGCAATTCTTCAAATGGATTATCTCCTTCATACACATATCCACATACACTGCATACATATTTTTCACTTTTCTTTTCTACTGGAGTATTCTCTGCAATATAAGTTGGAGCATTTTTAGGACTTTTTCCTTTTATAACTTTATGATAATATGAATATGTCATAGGACTATCCTCTGAAAGAATATCTGCATCCAAAACCTTACCTAAAAAAACTGTATGTGTATCTGTTTCCATCTTATTAATTACTTTACAAGTAAGATAAGCACACCCTTCCATTACTATTGGCATATTTCCTTTTATTTCATAATTTACGGAATCAAATTTATTTATATCTTTACCGGATTGAAATCCAAATGTCCCAATTATTGATGGATCTGAATTTTCTCCTAAAATAGAAATTGCAAAGTTTCCACTCTCTTCAATACATTTATTTGTATAGTTATTATGATTTATACTAATTGCAATAGTTGCAGGATCAGATGTTATCTGCATAGCACTATTAGCTGTACAGCCAGTTGCTCTTCCATTATCCCATGTAGAAATAATATAAACTCCATATGATAAGTTCCTAAACGCATTATTATTCATAACTATCGCCTTCTTTCTTTTGCTTATTCTATTATAATAACTATTTTCAAATTATAATAATAGTATTCCATACTTATAAAAATAAGTACGTATCATCTTTATTATTAATATTATACCTTAGATAATTTAAGATTTCAAAATTTTCTTTCAATTTATTATATATTATCTAATAATAATTTAATTTACATCAAAAACTTTTACCTATTGTGTACTTCCATATATTTCATTATAATTATACTTACAGAAAGGGGATGTAATATTAGATGGAATTCAATTTAAAAGAAGGTACCTCAATCATTAAAGAATCAAAAGTTACTGAGAATGAGACAGCTATAAAAATGGGATCAGGAGACTTAGATGTTTATGCAACTCCTGCTATGATTGCTCTTATGGAAAACGTAGCTAAGAGCTTGGTAATAGAACAAATTCCACAGAACTACACTACAGTTGGAATTGAGATTAATGTTCAACATATTAAATCTTCGCCTGTTGGAGCAAATATAAAATGTAAAGCTACTCTTACAAAAATAGATAGAAAAAAATTATTTTTTGATGTGGAAGCAAGTGATGACAAAGGTACTATTGGAAAAGCTACTCACATAAGATATATAGTAAATTCGCAAGATTTCATGGAAAAGACAAAAAATATATAAACAAACAGACTGCTTAATTTTAATTGAAATAGTAGA
This genomic interval carries:
- a CDS encoding thioesterase family protein, giving the protein MEFNLKEGTSIIKESKVTENETAIKMGSGDLDVYATPAMIALMENVAKSLVIEQIPQNYTTVGIEINVQHIKSSPVGANIKCKATLTKIDRKKLFFDVEASDDKGTIGKATHIRYIVNSQDFMEKTKNI
- a CDS encoding flavin reductase — translated: MNNNAFRNLSYGVYIISTWDNGRATGCTANSAMQITSDPATIAISINHNNYTNKCIEESGNFAISILGENSDPSIIGTFGFQSGKDINKFDSVNYEIKGNMPIVMEGCAYLTCKVINKMETDTHTVFLGKVLDADILSEDSPMTYSYYHKVIKGKSPKNAPTYIAENTPVEKKSEKYVCSVCGYVYEGDNPFEELPDEYTCPICKQPKKAFKKQ
- a CDS encoding small acid-soluble spore protein Tlp; amino-acid sequence: MNIIYNIDKTILNCELAEELIEKTDDKRMKRELTEKNERRKSALKNMRREIRDEAIDKENRYE